A region of the Candidatus Kryptobacter tengchongensis genome:
GTTCCCTCCCAATTATGCGAGCAACCGGTTATCCAGTAGTAATAGATGCAACTCATTCACTTCAATTACCCAGCATCGGTGAAAAATCGGGAGGAAAACCTGAATTTATCTTTCACATCGCAAGGGCTGCTGTAGCGGTTGGAGTTGACGCAATTTTCCTTGAAACACACCCCGAACCGCTAAAAGCCTTGAGCGACTCCGCAAGTCAGTTAAAGCTTGACTTTCTTTACGATTTGCTATATCAAGTGAAACAAATTGATGAACTCGTAAAAAAGTTTGAACAAATGAGCGTGCCAAAATGAAAATACGAAAAGACGCTATTGAAAAAGCTAAAAAAGTTAAAATGATCTTACTTGATGTTGATGGTGTCTTAACAGATGGAAGCATAATTTATTCGTCAAACTGCGGTGAGATAAAAATTTTTAACGCACAAGATGGATTCGGGATCGTGCGAGCAATTGAACTTGGTTTAAAAGTTGGAATCATAACAGGTAGGGAATCAGATATAATCAAAAAAAGAGCAAATGAACTTGGAATAACAGATCTTATTCAAAATGCAATTGACAAAGTTAAACCTTTTGAAATGCTTGCTTCAAAATATGATCTTAGACCCGAACAATTCTGTTATATTGGTGACGATATACTTGATATTCCGCTTTTGAAAATTGTCGGCTTCAGCGCAGCACCTTCAAATGCAAGAAATGAGGTTAAAAGGATCGTTGATTATGTCGCCTCTGCATCGGGTGGAAATGGAGCAGTAAGAGAGATAATTGACTTCATACTGAAGGCACAGAAAAAAATTTGAAGATGTAAAAAGCCAAAATGCTTGATAAAATAATAATTCGTGGAGCAAGACAGCACAATTTAAAAAATATAAACCTTGACATACCGAGAAATAAATTCATCGTTATAACAGGGGTTTCTGGATCTGGCAAATCTTCACTTGCTTTTGACACAATATACGCAGAAGGACAAAGAAGATATGTTGAATCCTTATCCGTCTATGCAAGGCAATTTCTTGACATAATGGAAAAGCCAGATGTGGATTTGATTGATGGATTAAGCCCTGCCATTTCAATTGACCAAAAATCCGTAAGCCATAATCCTCGTTCAACTGTTGGAACCGTGACCGAAATCTATGACTACCTTAGACTCCTGTTCGCAAGGGTTGGAGTTCAATTTTGTTATAACTGCGGAAAGCGTGTCCAGAAACAATCAACTGACCAAATTGTTGAAAGTATATTTAAACTTGGCGAAGGAACAAAAATTGAAATTTTTGCCCCAATTGTTCGCGGAAGAAAAGGACATTATCGTGAACTTTTTGAAAAAATTCTAAAGGATGGTTTCCTTCGCGTAAGAGTTGATGGCAAAATCAGAGAAATAACCCCTGGGATGCAAGTTGATAGATACAAAATCCACAACATTGAGGTTTTGATTGATAGGCTCACTGTATCAAAAGAATCAAAAAGAAGAATTTATGAATCAGTTGAACTTGCGCTTGAATATGGAAACGATTCAGTAATTGTCAATAATGGTGAAGAAGATTTATTTTTCAGCAAACACCTTGCTTGCATAGATTGCGGAATAAGCTATGAAGAACTCTCACCAAATTCGTTTTCTTTCAATTCCCCTTATGGTGCCTGCCCAGATTGTGACGGGCTTGGTGAGAAGATGGAATTTGACTTAAAACTTATAATTCCAGATCCATCCCTTTCAATCTCCGAAGGAGCTCTATCACCATACGGCAAGGAAAGAGACAATTGGGAATGGTCTCTATTAAAAGCAGTCGCAAGAAAATACGATATTGATCTTAACAAACCCTTTAAAAAACTCTCAAAAGAACAAATTAACATACTCCTCTACGGCGCTGGTGATGAGAGGTTCCCAGTAAGATATACATATTCAGATGGCTATGTAGCAACTTACACGCACAAGTTTGACGGTATAATAAATTACCTAAAGCAACTCTACAACAATACAACATCTGACGGGGTACGCGAGTGGGTTGAGAAATTTATGAGCGCCCAACCTTGCAAAACATGCGGAGGTAAAAGATTAAAAAAATCATCCCTCGCGGTTAAACTCATTGATGCAAAAACAGGAGAAAAAATTGGAATTGATGAAATAGTTTCAATGTCAATAAAATCAGCATATGAGTTTTTTGAAAACTTGAATTTGACAGATAGAGAACTTTTAATCGCAAGTCAAATTCTCAAAGAGATCAAATCAAGATTGAAATTTCTTCTTGATGTTGGGCTTGATTATTTAACGCTTGATAGACCTGCGAAAACCCTATCAGGTGGTGAATCACAAAGAATTCGTCTTGCAACTCAAATTGGCTCCCAACTCTCTGGCGTTTTATATGTTCTTGACGAACCAAGCATTGGTTTGCATCAAAGAGACAATTTAAAGCTAATTCATTCATTGAAAAATTTAAGAGACCTCGGGAACACGGTCATAGTTGTTGAACACGATCGCGAAACAATTGAAAATGCGGATTTTGTAATTGACCTTGGTCCCGGCGCCGGAGAACAAGGCGGATATGTTGTCGCTGTTGGAAAACCTTATGAACTTAATAATAACTCATTAACTGCCCAATATTTGAAGGGATATAAAAAAATTGAAATACCCAAAAGACGAAGACCAGGAAATGGAAAGTATCTAATTTTAAAAGGAGCAAATGGAAATAACCTTAAAAACATTGATGTTAAGTTTCCCCTTGGCAAATTTATATGTGTAACTGGTGTAAGCGGTTCTGGAAAATCAACCTTAATAGTTGAAACACTTTACAGGATATTAGCAAAGCATTTTTATAACTCGGCTGAAGAACCCTTGCCTTATAAATCAATTGAAGGGATTGAGAATATTGATAAAGTAATTGAAATTGACCAATCACCTATAGGGAGAACACCACGTTCAAACCCGGCAACTTACACAGGCGTTTTCACTTTTATAAGGGAACTCTTTTCACAGCTTCCCGAATCCCGTCTCCGCGGATATAAACCGGGAAGATTCAGTTTTAATGTCAAAGGTGGAAGATGCGAGGCATGCGAAGGCTCAGGGGTTAAAAAAATAGAAATGCACTTTTTGCCCGATGTATTCGTCACTTGCGATGCGTGTAAAGGTAAAAGATATAATAAAGAAACACTTGAAGTTAGATATAAAGGTAAGTCAATAAGTGATGTTTTAAACATGACCGTTTCAGAAGCACTTGAATTTTTCAGGGACATTCCAAACATAAAACGAAAACTCCAAACTCTTTACGATGTTGGACTTGGTTACATAAAGCTTGGTCAACCTGCACCAACTTTATCCGGCGGAGAGGCTCAAAGAGTTAAACTTGCAACAGAACTCTCAAAGGTAGCAACAGGTAAAACTCTATATATACTTGACGAACCAACAACTGGTCTTCATTTTGAGGATATAAAAATGTTGCTTGATGTTTTAAACAAGCTTGTTGATAGAGGAAATACCGTAATCGTTATAGAACATAATCTTGATGTCATAAAAGTTGCCGACTGGATAATTGATCTTGGACCAGAGGGTGGGGATGAAGGTGGTTATATAGTTGCAGAAGGAACGCCAGAAGAGATAAGTCAAAACCCACGCTCTTACACGGGTAAATTTTTGAGAAAAGAACTTAACTTATTTTTAGTTTAACTACTACCTTTGATTTACCCTTTCTAATTTTAGAAGATGGAGAGCAAGTTAATTTACTGAGTCCCAAATAATTCTTTTTATCCAGGGCATAACTTCAGTTATAAAACTTGGTCCGTGATGTGCTATGAAATCGTAAATTCCAGGTGTTATAAAAACTTTTTCGTCTTTTATTGCCTTTATCTCCCCGAATCTGTCCCGAAGAAAATTTACAATTTTTATCTTATCCCTGTTTTTTGAAAACATTTTGGGCTCGTAAAAAATAATATCAGGGTTCAAAAATTTAACCTTCTCATCATCTGGGGGAAGCCATTCAGCAGGATGTCCCCCGAAAATATTCACACCACCTAATAACTCAATCGCATCTGTGATATAACTATACGCTCCAAATGTTACAGGACCACCAAGATCAATTTCAATATAAACTTTCGGTTTTATCTCAAACTTTTTACAGTTTGAAACTAAATTATTGAGTTCAATAAGCAATCTTCTTTCAAGTTCTCTTGCATTTGAAAAATATCCAGCGACAACCCCAACTTCATAGCTTGTTGAAATTATTTCCGAAACGCTCGGTGGCAAACGAACTGGATAAACTTGAAATTTTTCGTCAAGCTTTCTAACAAGTTCAAGTTGATACCCCGTTGTTGTGAAAATTATGTCAGGGTTCAACTTTTTTAATTTTTCCTCATTGAAAGTGTTATAACTTCCAACTATAACTTTTTTTCTCGCAGATTGAGGTCTTACACAATAAACGCTAACTCCCACAACAAATTCCCCAAGCCCCATCTCAAAAAGTGCCTCAGTTACAGCGGGACTAAAACTAACTATTCTCTCACATCTATCTGGAAGAGATAACTCTTTACCTGTAACTTCACAATAAACTTTTCGCATTAGAAAATCATAAACTAATTTTTCTTAAGTCTATTTATCTCCTCTTTTATTTCATCAATAATTTCAGCGTTAAGTATAAATTTCTTCTTACCTTCTCTTGCAGATAATATAATAAAAACTTTTCCTCCAAATTTCTTTGTAAACTTTTCGTGAGAAATTTTATACGCTTCTCGCCATTTCGTAGCAAATTCCGGAGCATGTTCAAAGGTAACAGGTTTTATTTGTAAACCAATATACTTGTCATTTACTTTTATAAAAAAATCCACATTATAAAGTCTGTCCCATTTGTCTGGTGCCGGCTCTATTTTTACATTCAAAATCTCTTGTAATTGTCCATAAATCGTTTCTTTTTCAGTTATATAGCCTTCAAATGTTCTATTAATAACGAGATTTTTTATATATCCTATACATTCTTCCTCCGTCACTTCATTTATCTCAGACATTAGAACCTCGGTTATTTTTGTATAAAGCGTTTTTCCTAAACCTTCCAAATATTCCGCTGGCTGTAAATTTATTCCTTTATTCTTCAAGAAATCTTTTAATTTCCGTAAGTAGAAATTTTCCCACTCGGAAATTTCTTTTGGACTGCATTCTCTTATCCAAGCAGCTACTGGACCAACTCTATTTTGCTTAGTAAGTCCCCATCTGCTGTTTGCTATATTCAATATCCATTCTTTAGCCATTTTTTTCACCTAATACTTTGATTTTTACAAAATGATTTTTATAAAGAAAATCTCCTTCTTGTACATCAGCGATTCCTTGCTTGAGCATTTCTTTGTTAATGAAGATTTTATTTTTCAAAAACACATAAGCAGGAACAACATCTTTCTCAGGTTTATAGGATGGATCAAATTTAAGAAATATCTGCTTCCCTTTCACGAATTTTTCCAAATAGATTTTTGCTTCGCTTTTTTTAATAACCTTTATACCTAATAATTTTACTATCAAACCTGTATCTAATTCTATTGTGCATTCGTCTAAAACTTTTCTAACTCTGTATAACCTTTCACGCTTAAACCTAAACAACTCCGAGTTGATCTGGGGCTTTGCATCTTTTATGTTTGGGATATAATCCACAACATTTTCTATTTTTATATCTTTATCTCTTTTTACCAACTCTACCTTATCGCGTAATTCGCCCTGCGTTAAACCAATTTTTTTCTTGATCACGGGTAAAAATTTTTCATTTATCTCGTATCCGATTGAATTCCTTTCCAAATTTAGAGCAGCTTTAATCGTTGTCCCACTCCCTAAAAATGGATCCAAGACTACATCACCAACAAAACTGAACATTTTAATTAACCTTTTTGGCAATTCTTCAGGAAACATAGCTTCATGATCTATTTGTCTCTCCCCCGGGAAATTCCAGTGTCCAGAAAAATATTCTTTCCACTCTTCTTTTGTTAATTTAGATTTTTCTTTTATTTCTTTTGACGGAACAACTTTTTTACCAGGCTTCTTGAAAATTAAAATAAATTCATAATCTATCTCTACAAGTCCATTTGGTGGATAGGGATATGAGCCCATAACATTAGCACCACCTGTTGTGTTCATGGTGGTTTTCTTCTGCCAAATGATAGATCCCATATAATCAAATCCAATTTTTTCACATTGAACAATTAACTCAGAATGCAATGGTGCTACCTTATAGCGCCCATAAACTATGCTTCTTAAAAATTGATCCCCTACGTTTATGCATAATCTTGCGCCAGGCTTCAAGACCCTAAAACATTCTCTCCAAACAATATAAAGGCTTTTTAGATACTCATGAAGGGATTGCCCATATCCAATTTGCCCTTCAACTCCATAATCTTTAATATGCCAGTAAGGAGGCGAGGTAACAATAAGATCAATTTCATTATCCCCGATCTCTATCATTTTTCTACTATCACCTATTATTATTTTGGCAAATACCATATTTCACACAGGTTCAATTTATTTTTTTCCTCCTAATCCCATCTATTCAAATCTCATTAAACAATTTCTTTAATTTTTCCCTGAACCTCAAACTTACCTCTTTGGGGTCTTCAGCCTTCATTATTGCCGAAACAACCGCAATACCATCTGCACCTGCAGATAAAACTTCATCCACATTTTCAACTGTTATTCCACCCGACGCAAAAACAGGGATTTCCTCACCAAGGATTTCCTTTGCTTTTCTTATCATCTCAATGGGCACAATTTCACATGTATCAACAGATGAAGTCGGAAAAATGGAACAAAACGAAATATAATCAATCCCGTTTTGTTTCGCCCATTCAATTTTTTTGATGTCATTCCCACATGTGACGCCAATAATTTTTTCAAAGCCGATAATCTTTCTTATCTCATCCCCTGATTTATCGGGTATTTCATAACCATCAAGATGAACACCATCAGCGTTAAGTTTTGCACATAATTCCACATCATTCGCAATTAAAACGGGTATATTGTATTTATGGGCTATCTCAATCAGTTTCTTTGCCGATTCAAAAAGTTTTTCAAAACTAATTTCCCACTTCAACCTATCAGCCCAAAGTTGGATCACATTAACACCACCAATTATCGCCTTTTCAACAATTTCACACAATTTTTCCAACCCAAGGCTTTCAACAGCAGATATATCAACAACAAAATATAAACCTTTTATTCTCATCCTACCTCCATCCTTTGTTGATGGCGTTTATATAAGCATTCCAATATGGATCTGACTCTGGATAAACAAGAGATTCCCTTGTCCCATCAGGATTCTCAATCCATAAACCATAAGAAGCCTCTTCAAAATATCCAACCTCTGTTGATTCTATACCATTTTCAGAGAGAATCTTCAAAAGGTCAAAAACTTTTTCCTCTTTAACTGCGATTATTAAAGTTCCCTCACTGAGCGAAATATAGGGATCAATCTCAAATAATTGACAAATTTTTTTAGTTGTCTCGGAGACAGGAATTTTATCCTTGAACACATGAACCCCACACTTACTTGCAATTGCCATCTCATATATCCCGCCTAAAACCCCTCCCTCGGTAGCATCGTGCATTGCTGAAACCCCATCAGCACGAACCCCAATTTTAACAGCTGTTAAAGCATCCTCAACAACAGAAAATTTTTTGAAATAACTTTGCGCCTCTTTTAAAAAATCTGATCCGAAATTTTTCTCAATTGTTTCCGGAAAAACACGGGCAAGTATCCCCGTCGTTGCAATTGCTGAGCCTTTCGTTATCACAATTCTATCTCCAGGCTTTGCCATGTTTGAAGAAAGATATTTATCTATATCACCAATTGAGATAAATGTTCCACCTCCAACAATTGTGTAATCAATTCCAAAAAATTTGCCCGTATGTCCACCAACTATTGCTATGCCAAGCTTTTCACATTCACGATGAAACGCATCCCAATAAATTTCAAATTCCTCCCTCGTTATCTGCACTGGAAGATTAAAATCAAGCACAGCATACATCGGTGGAATTCCACTTGTTGCAAGATCCGAAGCAAGAAGATGAACCGTAAGCCATGCTGAATCCTCAAGCCCAAGCGCTGGGATAATTGAAAGCGGATCAGATGTCAATATCATAACTTGCCTCTCATTTATCTTTATCACAGCATTGTCACAACCATAATTCGGACCTACAAGAACCTCATCCCTTTTTAAGCCAAGCTTTGGATAAATTATGTTATCAAAAAATAACTTTCCAACCTTCCCAAATTTTGGAAAATCAACTCCCATTTTTTGCAATCCTTTTATTTGAACTTAACTCCAAATCCAAGAAAAGAACCTCCAAATGGAATTTTCAATAACCCCCTAACTCTAAAAACCCTCGGGAAAACAGCACATCTCCAATCAAGAAACTCATAATTTTTTCCTTCAAGCGCCTGTCTTAACTTACGCTTTATCGTCAGCAATGAATAAAATCTTGCATTGCAATAATAGGGATTTTTCCCAAGTTTGACCTGAATTATCCGCCTTATCGTTGGCAAACTCCATTTGTTCATCAATCCCATAACTATACCTTTTCTTGCAACCCTTTCCGCTTCCTGAAAAACCTTTACAAGGTCAGGCATATATTCAAGACATGCAACATACAAAACAACATCAAAAGATTTATCTTTAAAGGGCAAAAACTCTGCTTTTGCATTTACGAATTTACCATCGGTCCACAATTCCTTCGCAACACCAAGCATCACGGGTGAAATATCAGCCCCAACGACATTATAACCAAGCGAATTAAGCCACCTTGTAAAATGTCCCGTCCCACACCCAACCTCAAGAATTTCGTTCACATCATCAATTTGGTCAATTAAAAATTTTAACAAATTTTTCTCTTGGATATCGGCATCTTTATATTTCCCCTCGTAAAATGACTCGTAAACCTTCGCTATTTCAGGTTGAAAATACCATGGTGTGAATTCTTTGTTCACCATCGTTTGTTAAGCACTATTTTTAGTTAACATTTCTTATGCTGTATTTCCTCAATTGTTTCAACAAACTTTCAAAATCTCTCGGTAACTTTGCTTCAAACTCAATGTATTCTTTTTTCCTGAAATGAAAAAATCCAAGCTTTAAAGCATGAAGCGTTAATCTACTCATCAATGGTTTCTCGGGCTCATCTTCCTTAGCTTTATACTTTTTCTTTATTTCTGACAAAAAAATTTCATTTTTATTCCCGTAAACTGAATCAATCGCAAGCGGATGTCCTATCGCCTTGAAATGAACCCTTATCTGATGCATCCGTCCCGTAAGTGGTCTAACTTCAACAAGTGAGTAATTTTCAAACTCTTCAAGAACTTTATATTCAGTTATTGATCTTTTTCCTGCATCATAATCAACCCTCATCGTCCCTGGAATTTTTGGGTTTTCTGAAAGAGGAATATCAATTCTTCCTTCTTTATTCCGCAAATGTCCTGTTATTAATGCAAGGTAAACTTTATTGACATCATGCTCCTCAAATTTTTCGCTTAAATCCGAATGTGCTTCCTCATTTTTTGCAAAACATATAACTCCACTTGTCTCTTTATCAAGGCGATGAACAACGAATATCCTGCCGTATTTTTCAGTTAGAATACCATAAAGATTGGGCAAAGATTTTGAAAATCTATCGGGAATGGTCAAAACTCCTGCTGGCTTATTTAAAACAATAAAATCCTCATCCTCGTAAATTATCTCAATCCCTTCATTAAACATCCGGGCTTCCATATCTGTGGTGAGAACTTTAATTTGAAAACCTTAAAAATCAAACTTTAGATAAAAATTAAATCCGTGAGTTGTGGGAATGAGAGAAAATTCGGGGTTTAAATTTTTTTTCTGCCTCCTTGCAAGTATTAAAGCATCAATTGCGGAAGCGAAATGGTTTGATATTATAAAAATGATGGAAAATTTAGCATAATATCTAAAAGCCCGACTCTTTATCCTCATATCTTTATATCTTTGCCTTGATTGTTCTGAATCCCACCACCAGTAAAATTTCTCTGGATCGTAAATTTTATCATAATCTCTATCCCGCCCTTTTCTGAGGTTGTAATCAAAAACATTACGATAATTTTCAATATTTGCAAAGAAATCATCAGGTTTTCCAGCTGGTTCAATCCCCGCATGAATCACAGCGAAATTTATAGCATCATTATTCAGCCACTTTCCGTATTCATTCAAACCAAAGTAAATAAGCCACAATGAGATTTCAGAAGCAAGA
Encoded here:
- a CDS encoding 3-deoxy-D-manno-octulosonate 8-phosphate phosphatase (KDO 8-P phosphatase) — encoded protein: MKIRKDAIEKAKKVKMILLDVDGVLTDGSIIYSSNCGEIKIFNAQDGFGIVRAIELGLKVGIITGRESDIIKKRANELGITDLIQNAIDKVKPFEMLASKYDLRPEQFCYIGDDILDIPLLKIVGFSAAPSNARNEVKRIVDYVASASGGNGAVREIIDFILKAQKKI
- a CDS encoding excinuclease ABC subunit A; the encoded protein is MLDKIIIRGARQHNLKNINLDIPRNKFIVITGVSGSGKSSLAFDTIYAEGQRRYVESLSVYARQFLDIMEKPDVDLIDGLSPAISIDQKSVSHNPRSTVGTVTEIYDYLRLLFARVGVQFCYNCGKRVQKQSTDQIVESIFKLGEGTKIEIFAPIVRGRKGHYRELFEKILKDGFLRVRVDGKIREITPGMQVDRYKIHNIEVLIDRLTVSKESKRRIYESVELALEYGNDSVIVNNGEEDLFFSKHLACIDCGISYEELSPNSFSFNSPYGACPDCDGLGEKMEFDLKLIIPDPSLSISEGALSPYGKERDNWEWSLLKAVARKYDIDLNKPFKKLSKEQINILLYGAGDERFPVRYTYSDGYVATYTHKFDGIINYLKQLYNNTTSDGVREWVEKFMSAQPCKTCGGKRLKKSSLAVKLIDAKTGEKIGIDEIVSMSIKSAYEFFENLNLTDRELLIASQILKEIKSRLKFLLDVGLDYLTLDRPAKTLSGGESQRIRLATQIGSQLSGVLYVLDEPSIGLHQRDNLKLIHSLKNLRDLGNTVIVVEHDRETIENADFVIDLGPGAGEQGGYVVAVGKPYELNNNSLTAQYLKGYKKIEIPKRRRPGNGKYLILKGANGNNLKNIDVKFPLGKFICVTGVSGSGKSTLIVETLYRILAKHFYNSAEEPLPYKSIEGIENIDKVIEIDQSPIGRTPRSNPATYTGVFTFIRELFSQLPESRLRGYKPGRFSFNVKGGRCEACEGSGVKKIEMHFLPDVFVTCDACKGKRYNKETLEVRYKGKSISDVLNMTVSEALEFFRDIPNIKRKLQTLYDVGLGYIKLGQPAPTLSGGEAQRVKLATELSKVATGKTLYILDEPTTGLHFEDIKMLLDVLNKLVDRGNTVIVIEHNLDVIKVADWIIDLGPEGGDEGGYIVAEGTPEEISQNPRSYTGKFLRKELNLFLV
- a CDS encoding ABC-type Fe3+-hydroxamate transport system, substrate-binding protein, producing MRKVYCEVTGKELSLPDRCERIVSFSPAVTEALFEMGLGEFVVGVSVYCVRPQSARKKVIVGSYNTFNEEKLKKLNPDIIFTTTGYQLELVRKLDEKFQVYPVRLPPSVSEIISTSYEVGVVAGYFSNARELERRLLIELNNLVSNCKKFEIKPKVYIEIDLGGPVTFGAYSYITDAIELLGGVNIFGGHPAEWLPPDDEKVKFLNPDIIFYEPKMFSKNRDKIKIVNFLRDRFGEIKAIKDEKVFITPGIYDFIAHHGPSFITEVMPWIKRIIWDSVN
- a CDS encoding MjaI restriction endonuclease, which produces MAKEWILNIANSRWGLTKQNRVGPVAAWIRECSPKEISEWENFYLRKLKDFLKNKGINLQPAEYLEGLGKTLYTKITEVLMSEINEVTEEECIGYIKNLVINRTFEGYITEKETIYGQLQEILNVKIEPAPDKWDRLYNVDFFIKVNDKYIGLQIKPVTFEHAPEFATKWREAYKISHEKFTKKFGGKVFIILSAREGKKKFILNAEIIDEIKEEINRLKKN
- a CDS encoding DNA modification methylase translates to MVFAKIIIGDSRKMIEIGDNEIDLIVTSPPYWHIKDYGVEGQIGYGQSLHEYLKSLYIVWRECFRVLKPGARLCINVGDQFLRSIVYGRYKVAPLHSELIVQCEKIGFDYMGSIIWQKKTTMNTTGGANVMGSYPYPPNGLVEIDYEFILIFKKPGKKVVPSKEIKEKSKLTKEEWKEYFSGHWNFPGERQIDHEAMFPEELPKRLIKMFSFVGDVVLDPFLGSGTTIKAALNLERNSIGYEINEKFLPVIKKKIGLTQGELRDKVELVKRDKDIKIENVVDYIPNIKDAKPQINSELFRFKRERLYRVRKVLDECTIELDTGLIVKLLGIKVIKKSEAKIYLEKFVKGKQIFLKFDPSYKPEKDVVPAYVFLKNKIFINKEMLKQGIADVQEGDFLYKNHFVKIKVLGEKNG
- a CDS encoding thiamine-phosphate pyrophosphorylase, with amino-acid sequence MRIKGLYFVVDISAVESLGLEKLCEIVEKAIIGGVNVIQLWADRLKWEISFEKLFESAKKLIEIAHKYNIPVLIANDVELCAKLNADGVHLDGYEIPDKSGDEIRKIIGFEKIIGVTCGNDIKKIEWAKQNGIDYISFCSIFPTSSVDTCEIVPIEMIRKAKEILGEEIPVFASGGITVENVDEVLSAGADGIAVVSAIMKAEDPKEVSLRFREKLKKLFNEI
- a CDS encoding Hydrogenase maturation factor, with the translated sequence MGVDFPKFGKVGKLFFDNIIYPKLGLKRDEVLVGPNYGCDNAVIKINERQVMILTSDPLSIIPALGLEDSAWLTVHLLASDLATSGIPPMYAVLDFNLPVQITREEFEIYWDAFHRECEKLGIAIVGGHTGKFFGIDYTIVGGGTFISIGDIDKYLSSNMAKPGDRIVITKGSAIATTGILARVFPETIEKNFGSDFLKEAQSYFKKFSVVEDALTAVKIGVRADGVSAMHDATEGGVLGGIYEMAIASKCGVHVFKDKIPVSETTKKICQLFEIDPYISLSEGTLIIAVKEEKVFDLLKILSENGIESTEVGYFEEASYGLWIENPDGTRESLVYPESDPYWNAYINAINKGWR
- a CDS encoding Methyltransferase domain-containing protein gives rise to the protein MVNKEFTPWYFQPEIAKVYESFYEGKYKDADIQEKNLLKFLIDQIDDVNEILEVGCGTGHFTRWLNSLGYNVVGADISPVMLGVAKELWTDGKFVNAKAEFLPFKDKSFDVVLYVACLEYMPDLVKVFQEAERVARKGIVMGLMNKWSLPTIRRIIQVKLGKNPYYCNARFYSLLTIKRKLRQALEGKNYEFLDWRCAVFPRVFRVRGLLKIPFGGSFLGFGVKFK
- a CDS encoding 23S rRNA pseudouridine1911/1915/1917 synthase: MFNEGIEIIYEDEDFIVLNKPAGVLTIPDRFSKSLPNLYGILTEKYGRIFVVHRLDKETSGVICFAKNEEAHSDLSEKFEEHDVNKVYLALITGHLRNKEGRIDIPLSENPKIPGTMRVDYDAGKRSITEYKVLEEFENYSLVEVRPLTGRMHQIRVHFKAIGHPLAIDSVYGNKNEIFLSEIKKKYKAKEDEPEKPLMSRLTLHALKLGFFHFRKKEYIEFEAKLPRDFESLLKQLRKYSIRNVN